The genomic region TCACTGCCAATCGCGCGACCTATGATTTCTACAAATTCAGGTGTTAGAGTTTTGCCTACAATGCCCCGGATATCGTAGGCTTTAAAAATCTCTTTCGGAAGTAAAGCCATGATTTATTCGGACTCTTCAATCCATGCGAGCTGAATGGCTTCTAGAATTTTTTCCCCGCATTTATTAGGGTCATCCTGAAAGCCTTCAAGATCTAGGATCCACTGGTATAAGTCAGTAAATCGAATTGTCTTAGGGTCTATATCAGGATGTTTGTCGTATAAAGCCTCAGCAATCCTTTGACTATCAGTCCAATGCATAGAAACCTTCCTCTTCAATATAGTTGAAAGGATTATAACTTTTAGATTTTATCTAAGATAGAACTTCATTAAGAAAGATAGGTCAGACCCATGATAAAATATCGATTTTCTGAGATAAAAATCTCTAATCATTTTAAATACATAGCGGAAATATAGACATGTTTAGCAAAGCTCAAAAATTAAGTATGGTGGACCCGGAAATTGCACTTCAAGTCACTCAGGAAGTAAAACGACAAGAAGACCACATTGAGCTCATTGCTTCTGAAAACTATACAAGCCCTGCCGTGATGGAAGCTCAAGGTTCTCAGCTCACAAATAAATACGCAGAAGGATATATTGGTAAGCGTTTTTATGGCGGCTGTGAATTTGTAGACAATGTCGAACAAATCGCGATCGATCGCCTTAAAAAATTATATGATGCTGAATATGTGAATGTGCAACCTCATTCAGGTAGCCAAGCTAATCAAGCTGTTTACTTTTCGATACTGAAACCCGGCGATACGATCATGGGTATGAATTTAGGGCATGGTGGGCATTTAACTCACGGCTCACCTGCAAACTTATCAGGCAAACTTTTTAAAGTCGTACCTTATGGCCTCAATGCAAATGAGGAGATTGATTACGATGAAATGGAAAAGCTTGCGATTGAATCAAAGCCTAAACTTCTTATTGGGGGCGCTTCAGCTTATGCCTTACGTTTTGATTGGGAGCGCATGTCGCAGATTGCAAAAAAAGTGGGTGCTTATTTTATGGTAGATATGGCGCACTACTCAGGACTTATTGCTGCAGGCGTTTATCCTAGTCCAGTGCCTTTCGCAGATTTTGTAACATCCACCACACATAAAACTTTAAGAGGCCCTCGTGGCGGTATTATCTTGGCGAAAGCTGAATTTGAAAAAAGCATTAATAGTTTTGTGTTCCCTGGTATTCAAGGCGGGCCATTGATGCATGTGATTGCAGCTAAGGCAGTTGCTTTTCTAGAGGCTTTAAAACCAGAATTTAAAGTGTATCAAACACAAGTGATTAAAAATGCACAAACGATGGCTGAGTCACTAAGTAAACGTGGTGTACGTATTATTTCTGGCCGCACTGAGTCACATGTCTTTTTAGTTGATTTAAGACCTAAAGGTTTAACCGGAAAAGCAGCAGATGTTCTTTTGGGACAAGCACATATCACGGTCAATAAAAATTCAATTCCTAATGATCCAGAAAGTCCTTTTGTGACTTCAGGGATTCGTATCGGATCTCCTGCAATCACAACCCGTGGTTTCAAAGAAAAAGAAGCTGACATGGTGGCGCAAATGATTGCAGACATCCTCGATCATCCTAACGACGAAAAAGTTATTAATGAGACCAAAGCCAAAGTAGTTGCTTTAACGGCTCAATTCCCAGTTTATGGGTCTTAAATATAGATTTTCATATCCCAAGTGAGATGCCCATTCTGCGGAACTGATGATACCCAAGTCGTTGACTCAAGAGTAAACGATGAAGGCAATTCCATTCGACGTCGACGTCGTTGTTCAGAATGTGATAAACGTTTTACAACTTATGAATCAGTCGAACTCACACTTCCTCAAGTTGTGAAGCAAAACGGTAAACGCGAAGACTTTAGTCGAAACAAACTTCACCAATCATTTAGCCGCGCGCTTCATAAACGCCCGGTGCCTGTTGAATATATAGAGCAAGCCATTGAACGTATCATTCAAAAAGTTTTAGCTTATGGTGAGAAAGAAATCACCGCTAGAGAGCTAGGCGAAAACGTCATGCATGAATTAAAAAAAATGGATAAGGTGGCTTATATCCGATTCGCATCTGTCTATAGAAGTTTTTCCGATGTCGAAGATTTCCATGATGTTATCCGCGATCTTGATTAAATGAACTCACAATCACCTCAATTTTTCATGAGTGAAGCTTTGAGGCTTGCAGAAAAAGCTTTATTCACAACATCCCCCAATCCAAGAGTTGGTTGTGTCATTGTTCAAGATGGTGCAATTGTAGGTCGTGGCTTTCACGAAAAAGCTGGTGAGTCTCATGCTGAAGTGATTGCGTTAAAAGAAGCAGGCAGCCAATCTGAAGGCAGTGATGTATATGTCACATTAGAACCTTGTTCGCATACTGGCAAAACACCACCATGTGTAGATGCATTAATTGAAGCTAAGGTTAAAAAAGTATTCATTGCGATGCAAGATCCGAATCCCATAGTTTCCGGCCGAGGTATTCAAAAATTAAAAGACGCTCATATTGAAGTTGAGCTAGGCGTGATGGAAGCCCAAGCGCAATTATTAAATATAGGTTTTATTTCTCGCATGACAAAGCAATTGCCTTATGTAAGAGCGAAGCTTGCAGTATCAATAGATGGCAAGACTGCACTTCATAACGGCAAGAGCCAGTGGATTACAGGCGATGCAGCCAGGGCTGATGTTCAATACTGGCGCGCTTCTTCCTGCGCAATTATTACAGGTATTGGTACTGTATTACATGACAATCCAAAACTCTCTGTGAGACTTTATAAACATGCGCGGCAACCTTTACGTGTAGTTGTGGATTCAGAATTAAAAATTCCATTAGAGTCAGACATACTTCTTGAAAAACCATTACTTATTGCTTATGCAAATGATAAGCAAAAAAAGTTACCACAATTAAAATCATTGGGTATCGAATGTATTCAATTAGACGATAGCGGCAAAGTTGATTTAGCATCACTTCTAAAAGAGCTCGCAAAAAGAGAGGTGAATGAAGTATGGATTGAAGCGGGAGAGGGTCTTAATGGCGCATTCCTAAAAGCTAATTTAATTGATGAGCTGATCATTTATTATGCACCTGTGATTTTAGGTTCAGAAGCTAAGGGTATGTTTACACTGCCGGCTTTTGAAAATTTAGAAAATAAAATTACCACAACACTTTTAGATCATCGCTGGGTTGGTCAAGATCTAAGAATGCGATTCAAACTAAAGTAACCATTCACCATGCTCATCGATAGCCACTGTCATTTAGATGCATTAGAGTTTAGAGATGAGCAAGATGCAATTATTAAAAACGCGCTTCATCATGGCGTTGAAAAAATTATTATTCCCGCAGTTAACCGAAAAAGTTTTGATGACGTCATCGAGCTTAGAAAAAAATTTCCCAATTGCTTTTACGCTTTAGGTTTTCATCCTATGTATATTCATGACATGAAGGATGGTGATATGGACACGCTGAAATCTTATTTAAAAACATACGAACCGGTCGCAGTAGGTGAGATTGGTTTAGATTTCTTTGTGACTAAAGATAATAAGACCATTCAAGAAGAAATTTTTGTGGCTCAATTAAAATTAGCAAGTGCTTTTGATTTGCCAATCATTATGCATGTCAGACAAGCGATTGATGATGTGCTTAAAAATTTAAGACGCTACCCAGTCAAAGGTGGTATCGCTCATGCCTTTAATGGCAGCATGCAACAAGCTGAAGCTTTTATTGAGATGGGATTTAAATTAGGCTTTGGTGGTGCAATGACATATAAGAGGGCGACACATATTCAAGCGCTAGCTAAATCATTACCTATAGAGTCTATTGTGCTAGAGACAGATGCGCCTGATATTCCGCCATCATGGCTAGGACATCAAGGAAGAAATACTCCTGGAGAATTACATCAGATCGCAACTTTTTTTGCCGAATTACGAGGTATGAATTTAACTTCCGTGATTGAAACGTCACATCAAAATACGCTCGATGCACTCCCCAAAATAGTGCAGTTATGCACATCTGCTGAGAATTTACATTAAGTGTGAACAAAAATCCTAATGGAATTAGGGACATAAGTTAAGTCATTGATTTTAAATAACTTTTATTTAGCTTAAAAAATAAGCGATCCAAAAAAACGCTTATAAATTCAAGAGTTATAAATTTATGTCATCTTTATCCACAAAGTTATCCACAGATTTTGTGGAGATGTTTTTTTAGTAAAACGGGTTGACAGCGCTCTATTTTATCCATTTAAAGAAAGCCTATTTTCTTGTTGATTTAGATAAAAAACGTTGAAATCCCTTTCCCTATTTGAGAAACCTCAAACTTCAATTGTGAGACACATAGCTTTAAAGTAAAATAGACTCCCGTCAGCAATTATTTAAAAGCCTTTCCATGACCAAATACGTGTTTGTTACTGGCGGTGTCGTTTCTTCCTTGGGGAAAGGTATCGCAGCCGCTAGTCTCGGTGCAATCTTAGAGTCACGAGGTATCAAAGTAACGATGCTCAAACTCGACCCTTATATTAACGTCGACCCTGGCACGATGAGTCCATTCCAGCATGGCGAAGTCTTCGTTACAGATGATGGCGCAGAAACTGATCTTGATCTTGGCCATTACGAGCGGTTTATCTCAGCGCGTATGGGTAAGAAAAATAATTTTACGACAGGCCAAATATACGACAGCGTGATTCGCAAAGAGCGACGTGGTGAATATTTAGGCAAGACCGTTCAGGTCATCCCGCATATTACAGATGAAATAAAATTACACATTAAAAATGGCGCTAATGGTGCCGATGTGGCTATTGTTGAAGTCGGAGGGACAGTAGGCGACATTGAGTCACTTCCTTTTCTAGAGGCTATTCGACAAATTGGATTTGAAGAGGGTCGTGAAAATGCATGTTACATCCATCTGACTCTTCTTCCTTTCATTTCAACAGCAGGTGAATTAAAAACAAAGCCAACTCAACATTCTGTTAAAGAGTTAAGAGAGATTGGTATTCAACCAGATATTTTAATTTGTAGAGCTGATCGCGCTATTCCTGATGAGGAAAGAAAAAAAATAGCGTTATTTACAAATGTTGCACCTGAAGCAGTCATCTCAGCAGTTGATTCAGATTCCATTTATAAAATACCAAGTTTATTGCATCAGCAAATGATTGATGAAATCGTTTGTCACAAATTAAATATTCTGGCAAAACCAGCAGACCTATCTAGCTGGGAAAAAATTACCGATGCACTTAAACACACCAAACATAATATTGATATCGCATTCGTGGGTAAATATGTAGACCTCACTGAGTCTTACAAGTCTCTCACAGAAGCATTAATACACGCTGGTATCCATACATCATCAAAAATTAAAATTCATTATCTTGATTCAGAAGAAATTGAAAAAAGTGGTACCAAGCCATTAGCAAATATGGATGCTATTTTAGTGCCTGGTGGTTTTGGTAAGCGAGGTACTGAAGGCAAAATTAAAGCAATTCAATTCGCACGAGAAAATAAGATTCCATATTTAGGTATTTGTTTAGGCATGCAACTCGCTGTGGTTGAGTTTGCAAGACATAAAGCCATGCTTAAAAATGCAAACAGCTCTGAATTTGATCAGGATGCTGAACATCAAGTTATTGGATTAATTACGGAAT from Candidatus Methylopumilus universalis harbors:
- the nrdR gene encoding transcriptional regulator NrdR — translated: MRCPFCGTDDTQVVDSRVNDEGNSIRRRRRCSECDKRFTTYESVELTLPQVVKQNGKREDFSRNKLHQSFSRALHKRPVPVEYIEQAIERIIQKVLAYGEKEITARELGENVMHELKKMDKVAYIRFASVYRSFSDVEDFHDVIRDLD
- a CDS encoding TatD family hydrolase, producing the protein MLIDSHCHLDALEFRDEQDAIIKNALHHGVEKIIIPAVNRKSFDDVIELRKKFPNCFYALGFHPMYIHDMKDGDMDTLKSYLKTYEPVAVGEIGLDFFVTKDNKTIQEEIFVAQLKLASAFDLPIIMHVRQAIDDVLKNLRRYPVKGGIAHAFNGSMQQAEAFIEMGFKLGFGGAMTYKRATHIQALAKSLPIESIVLETDAPDIPPSWLGHQGRNTPGELHQIATFFAELRGMNLTSVIETSHQNTLDALPKIVQLCTSAENLH
- the ribD gene encoding bifunctional diaminohydroxyphosphoribosylaminopyrimidine deaminase/5-amino-6-(5-phosphoribosylamino)uracil reductase RibD encodes the protein MNSQSPQFFMSEALRLAEKALFTTSPNPRVGCVIVQDGAIVGRGFHEKAGESHAEVIALKEAGSQSEGSDVYVTLEPCSHTGKTPPCVDALIEAKVKKVFIAMQDPNPIVSGRGIQKLKDAHIEVELGVMEAQAQLLNIGFISRMTKQLPYVRAKLAVSIDGKTALHNGKSQWITGDAARADVQYWRASSCAIITGIGTVLHDNPKLSVRLYKHARQPLRVVVDSELKIPLESDILLEKPLLIAYANDKQKKLPQLKSLGIECIQLDDSGKVDLASLLKELAKREVNEVWIEAGEGLNGAFLKANLIDELIIYYAPVILGSEAKGMFTLPAFENLENKITTTLLDHRWVGQDLRMRFKLK
- the glyA gene encoding serine hydroxymethyltransferase, whose translation is MFSKAQKLSMVDPEIALQVTQEVKRQEDHIELIASENYTSPAVMEAQGSQLTNKYAEGYIGKRFYGGCEFVDNVEQIAIDRLKKLYDAEYVNVQPHSGSQANQAVYFSILKPGDTIMGMNLGHGGHLTHGSPANLSGKLFKVVPYGLNANEEIDYDEMEKLAIESKPKLLIGGASAYALRFDWERMSQIAKKVGAYFMVDMAHYSGLIAAGVYPSPVPFADFVTSTTHKTLRGPRGGIILAKAEFEKSINSFVFPGIQGGPLMHVIAAKAVAFLEALKPEFKVYQTQVIKNAQTMAESLSKRGVRIISGRTESHVFLVDLRPKGLTGKAADVLLGQAHITVNKNSIPNDPESPFVTSGIRIGSPAITTRGFKEKEADMVAQMIADILDHPNDEKVINETKAKVVALTAQFPVYGS
- the iscX gene encoding Fe-S cluster assembly protein IscX, with translation MHWTDSQRIAEALYDKHPDIDPKTIRFTDLYQWILDLEGFQDDPNKCGEKILEAIQLAWIEESE
- a CDS encoding CTP synthase — its product is MTKYVFVTGGVVSSLGKGIAAASLGAILESRGIKVTMLKLDPYINVDPGTMSPFQHGEVFVTDDGAETDLDLGHYERFISARMGKKNNFTTGQIYDSVIRKERRGEYLGKTVQVIPHITDEIKLHIKNGANGADVAIVEVGGTVGDIESLPFLEAIRQIGFEEGRENACYIHLTLLPFISTAGELKTKPTQHSVKELREIGIQPDILICRADRAIPDEERKKIALFTNVAPEAVISAVDSDSIYKIPSLLHQQMIDEIVCHKLNILAKPADLSSWEKITDALKHTKHNIDIAFVGKYVDLTESYKSLTEALIHAGIHTSSKIKIHYLDSEEIEKSGTKPLANMDAILVPGGFGKRGTEGKIKAIQFARENKIPYLGICLGMQLAVVEFARHKAMLKNANSSEFDQDAEHQVIGLITEWKSSEGAIEKRDDSSDLGGTMRLGAQKCPIESGTLAHKIYGAEVNERHRHRYEVNNHYVDQLIKAGLIISARTPFEQLCEIIELPQDQHPWFIGCQFHPEFTSNPRTGHPLFKAYIQAALKYKQSKGSAS